The following proteins are encoded in a genomic region of Phaeodactylum tricornutum CCAP 1055/1 chromosome 1, whole genome shotgun sequence:
- a CDS encoding predicted protein (unknown function; contains tetratricopeptide-like helical domain; secretory pathway; unknownn protein): MKSRSSTASIFLYVVTLCGLMFDVTSYSPKSPVTTKPNFSPRAPRNSNAAGEEVSVHRILAEERRKQWIDQSLHYYTKVMREERRRTLGQAKNFNSADYQDDFMLLAKKHYFALRKIKDGKPGHAETIYRRVIDELSADDEHCDHAKLAVTTLLLALLLQRLGDIKQTRSVFLNFFRIAVLESAKDEECACSAKVLQAYALFEMKQGHSLKSLDIVCKAVKLDPSLAPVLRWKQFRDALERRAVQQV; encoded by the coding sequence ATGAAATCACGCTCATCTACTGCCTCCATCTTTTTGTACGTTGTCACCTTATGCGGTCTCATGTTTGATGTCACTTCGTATTCGCCAAAGTCGCCTGTCACGACGAAGCCGAACTTTTCACCCAGGGCCCCTCGGAACTCAAACGCTGCTGGAGAGGAAGTGTCCGTGCATCGTATTTTGGCGGAAGAAAGACGGAAACAGTGGATTGATCAGAGTCTCCATTACTACACCAAGGTTATGCGAGAAGAACGCAGACGGACCTTAGGTCAAGCTAAAAACTTCAACTCGGCCGACTACCAAGACGATTTTATGCTACTCGCCAAAAAGCACTACTTTGCTCTCCGTAAGATTAAGGATGGCAAGCCTGGCCATGCGGAAACGATCTACCGTCGTGTAATAGACGAGCTTTCGGCTGATGATGAACACTGCGACCACGCGAAGTTGGCCGTGACGACCCTTCTGCTGGCGCTTCTGTTGCAGCGTCTAGGGGATATCAAGCAAACAAGATCAGTTTTTCTCAACTTTTTTCGTATCGCCGTTCTGGAAAGTGCCAAGGATGAGGAGTGTGCCTGTTCAGCCAAAGTTTTGCAAGCTTACGCTCTTTTTGAAATGAAGCAAGGTCACTCCTTGAAGAGTTTGGATATTGTCTGCAAGGCTGTGAAGCTTGATCCTTCGTTGGCCCCTGTACTCCGATGGAAGCAATTCCGGGACGCATTGGAGCGCCGTGCGGTGCAGCAAGTTTAA
- a CDS encoding predicted protein has product GRVVSVNDGDTFRFYHTPTPFHSSKPGQDEKISDVALPIRICTIDTPETAKFGKPSQPFGIEAKDFLSKLILDRKVNVQLLMKDQYGRAVAQVQAGRFWKRNVDEQMLRKGLAEVYLGSGAVYGTKGKDFYLALQEKATRKKLGIWSDPKRESAAEFKARMKAE; this is encoded by the coding sequence GGACGAGTCGTGTCCGTGAATGATGGTGATACGTTTCGATTTTATCACACTCCTACGCCGTTTCATTCGTCCAAACCGGGACAAGATGAAAAGATATCGGACGTCGCGCTGCCGATTCGAATTTGTACTATTGATACACCAGAAACGGCAAAATTTGGCAAACCATCCCAGCCGTTTGGAATTGAAGCTAAAGACTTTTTGTCAAAGCTGATTCTCGATCGAAAAGTGAACGTCCAATTGCTAATGAAAGACCAGTACGGTCGTGCGGTGGCTCAGGTCCAAGCGGGACGGTTCTGGAAGCGCAATGTAGATGAGCAGATGCTGCGAAAGGGACTAGCCGAAGTGTACCTCGGTAGTGGTGCCGTCTAtggaacaaaaggaaaagatttCTATTTAGCCTTACAGGAAAAAGCAACGCGTAAAAAGCTCGGCATCTGGTCCGACCCTAAAAGAGAGAGCGCCGCGGAGTTCAAAGCTCGGATGAAAGCAGAATAA
- a CDS encoding predicted protein: MMPGHIGFGLNDIDISSQLTRNIKLQAPFVSSPMDTVTEHTMAIQMALQGGIGIIHSNMSPEEQADQVRTVKKFKNGFITDPICLSPDNTAEDVFKTKAKRGFSSFPITEGGKMGGKLLGIISNRDTSFIEDPTAKISVFMTPRDALVVAQDGISLQEANDVLKISKKGKLPVVNEQDELVALIARTDLQKQRDNPLASKESVNKQLLVGASIGTRPEDRDRARLLVEAGVDVIVVDSSQGDSIYQLDIILDVIGGNCVTPSQAYHLIQAGADGLRVGMGIGSICTTQEVCAVGRAQASAVYHVAKFARKHGIPIIADGGVKSTGHITKALCLGAGCVMMGSMLAGTDESPGEYFYQDGVRLKRYRGMGSLEAMNKGSEKRYVWDDTTTAVKVAQGVSGAVQDKGTLRRYVPYLMQGVRHGLQDAGCKSVKEAQERLYSDKLRFEIRSPAAQAEGGVHGLHSFQKRLY, from the exons ATGATGCCCGGTCACATTGGGTTCGGTCTCAACGATATCGACATTTCTTCTCAGTTGACGCGCAACATTAAGTTGCAAGCCCCGTTTGTTTCCAGTCCAATGGATACGGTCACGGAACATACGATGGCCATTCAAATGGCTTTGCAAGGAGGCATAGGAATCATCCACTCGAATATGAGTCCAGAAGAGCAAGCGGATCAAGTGCGCACAGTAAAAAAGTTTAAAAATGGATTCATTACGGATCCGATCTGTTTGTCCCCGGATAATACTGCAGAAGATGTTTTTAAGACCAAGGCCAAACGcggcttttcttctttcccaATCACGGAAGGCGGGAAGATGGGAGGTAAACTTTTGGGGATTATTTCAAATCGTGACACTTCCTTCATTGAAGATCCGACGGCCAAAATTTCTGTTTTCATGACTCCGCGAGATGCCTTGGTGGTCGCGCAGGACGGTATTTCCTTACAGGAAGCCAATGATGTACTGAAGatttccaaaaaaggcaAACTTCCCGTTGTCAACGAGCAGGATGAATTAGTCGCCTTGATTGCCCGCACGGACTTGCAAAAGCAGCGAGACAACCCCTTGGCGTCCAAAGAGTCGGTTAACAAACAGCTACTAGTTGGAGCATCGATTGGTACACGCCCAGAGGACCGTGATCGCGCCAGACTTTTGGTTGAAGCCGGTGTGGACGTGATTGTGGTCGATTCCAGTCAAGGCGACTCTATCTATCAGCTCGACATTATTC TGGACGTCATTGGGGGCAACTGCGTCACTCCATCGCAAGCCTATCATTTAATTCAAGCTGGCGCCGACGGACTTCGTGTAGGTATGGGTATTGGCAGCATTTGCACCACCCAAGAAGTGTGCGCTGTCGGCAGAGCGCAGGCAAGTGCAGTATATCATGTTGCCAAATTCGCACGTAAACATGGCATTCCGATTATTGCGGATGGTGGTGTCAAATCAACGGGGCACATCACTAAGGCCTTATGTTTGGGAGCTGGTTGTGTTATGATGGGAAGTATGTTGGCAGGAACCGACGAATCGCCTGGTGAATATTTCTACCAAGACGGTGTTCGCTTGAAACGCTATCGGGGAATGGGAAGCTTAGAAGCTATGAATAAGGGTAGTGAGAAGCGCTATGTTTGGGATGACACGACGACTGCCGTTAAGGTCGCGCAAGGTGTGAGTGGAGCTGTTCAGGATAAGGGCACACTTCGTCGATACGTCCCCTATCTCATGCAAGGTGTTCGTCACGGTCTTCAAGATGCTGGTTGCAAGAGCGTCAAAGAGGCGCAAGAAAGGCTTTATTCAGACAAGTTGCGATTTGAAATCCGTTCGCCGGCTGCTCAAGCAGAGGGTGGCGTCCATGGCCTCCACAGCTTCCAGAAGCGACTTTATTAA
- a CDS encoding predicted protein has translation MYNNEYQKTVLGRKRPRPTRMMKLLITQTLWTISNSFVHVTIPLNRLQQMENRTHRKNAEATRRFAQSDEIAQFMQIAKEERARAVQATEDKYKREIAELKSELEDMQTDSILFTSSVPDTSKALADAQKRRARAVQEMEKRYQSEIQMLRAKLAEYERSSPSAPTRHASSGSSVPPWDESLYQTELAEKVRAYHKLLSDYVVKAQRDKAFAVEMAEARLTAKYERIIAELKGEGMESDGI, from the coding sequence ATGTACAACAATGAGTACCAAAAGACCGTGCTGGGCAGAAAGAGGCCAAGGCCTACCCGAATGATGAAATTACTGATAACACAAACGTTATGGACTATCTCAAATTCTTTTGTCCACGTCACCATTCCCCTGAATCGCTTACAGCAAATGGAAAATCGAACTCATCGGAAAAACGCCGAGGCAACCCGAAGATTCGCCCAATCCGACGAAATTGCTCAGTTTATGCAaattgccaaggaagaacGCGCTCGCGCCGTACAGGCAACCGAGGACAAGTACAAGAGAGAAATTGCCGAGCTAAAATCTGAACTTGAGGATATGCAGACTGACAGTATTCTTTTCACTTCTAGCGTCCCAGATACATCGAAGGCTTTGGCCGACGCCCAGAAAAGAAGGGCTCGTGCTGTACAAGAGATGGAAAAACGATATCAAAGCGAAATTCAAATGCTAAGGGCCAAGTTGGCAGAATACGAGCGTAGCAGTCCGTCGGCACCTACTCGCCACGCATCATCAGGGTCGTCGGTACCACCATGGGACGAGAGCTTGTACCAGACGGAACTTGCAGAAAAGGTGCGCGCGTACCACAAATTACTGTCCGATTACGTCGTCAAAGCCCAGCGAGACAAGGCTTTTGCTGTGGAAATGGCAGAGGCGAGGCTAACAGCCAAGTACGAGAGAATTATTGCTGAGTTGAAAGGAGAAGGCATGGAGAGCGACGGCATATAA
- the Trx-o gene encoding thioredoxin o (thioredoxin-o, mitochondrial transit-peptide predicted at N-terminus): MSTTIAMIALRPSFRRVTALTGVTRRSMSVITLSDQEAVEKFKTINSKTVCYFTAVWCPPCKQIKPIYEEMSTKYDGVAFGKIDVDDNADAAVEYEISNVPTFIAFDGEEIVARFSGADPNQLTSMVEALKSR; this comes from the coding sequence ATGTCAACGACTATCGCAATGATTGCTCTCCGGCCTTCCTTTAGACGCGTAACCGCATTGACTGGTGTCACGCGTCGCTCAATGTCGGTGATCACGTTGAGCGACCAGGAAGCTGTGGAAAAATTCAAAACCATCAACTCCAAAACGGTCTGTTACTTCACGGCTGTCTGGTGTCCTCCATGCAAGCAAATCAAACCAATTTACGAAGAAATGTCTACTAAATACGACGGTGTAGCCTTTGGGAAGATTgacgtcgacgacaatgCGGACGCAGCGGTAGAATACGAAATCTCGAATGTGCCAACCTTTATTGCCTTTGATGGCGAAGAGATAGTGGCACGTTTTTCTGGAGCCGATCCCAATCAACTCACATCCATGGTTGAGGCTTTAAAAAGTCGATAG
- a CDS encoding predicted protein, whose protein sequence is MVSSPASTGRRRHSFSLGVPPLPSRDSAAQPTKVSGSEAAPKMPASLPVSLRTRSLSNASLPLDCADANKNRMGDSKPPLKPAPSSVQNRSMERQNSLPSFASTILEPRDTPKEEESNGNFLNERELHDKHFLHGIQLDRVNVFSIPDPPSPVDHGVNRRRQSSALIRPLRDVGNDSENGSSPSRGPIAATKTTKRSRNSLCHVPSPALPPSPPEVAPGTGDTPSPTSDPTDETVSKIDVYLDTSVSVVKRRKKRYSMVLPSDAAAQEDTTSAYFQTFLPAPEPTDTPAFKKLVVDSTYSSSNFTPSNKPVKDELAILRNYVRSYTNLPQEDREQSVEARRIEELFGYILSPPLPDSIDPASIPTNTQGSKMEVLMQLGPELKRIDEVKLNEIQTVQNITECSVEKAHGKYRYIHDPTSRRVSAQEYEQRYMLMLTEINRIRSQDWKEYFDQIESSSFGTLIRSPMTGDRSHELTAMKNLASVMDSAIKANENAEENECDDLDENEGMDLEETSEELLTKMDQAVSMENERFGTAPVEKEIEIQQTHTSPNNDCETSFQALTPVVQNGQVLLPLPSRDDVSSDPEEAAAEERLWLAFDAALEKYSAEILAIRARHGKLS, encoded by the coding sequence ATGGTATCTTCCCCTGCATCTACGGGTCGCCGCCGACATTCCTTTTCACTCGGTGTGCCCCCACTTCCTTCTCGTGACTCCGCTGCGCAACCGACAAAGGTATCGGGGTCGGAAGCAGCGCCGAAGATGCCTGCTTCTTTGCCGGTGTCTCTTCGAACTCGAAGCTTATCGAACGCGAGTCTACCCTTGGACTGTGCGGATGCCAACAAGAATCGTATGGGAGATTCTAAGCCACCTCTCAAACCCGCTCCTTCGTCCGTACAAAACCGGTCCATGGAACGTCAAAACAGCTTACCTTCGTTTGCTTCCACAATCCTAGAGCCTAGAGACACGCCcaaagaagaggaaagcAATGGAAATTTTCTCAACGAACGTGAGCTGCATGACAAGCATTTTTTGCACGGAATTCAACTTGATAGAGTTAACGTCTTTTCCATTCCCGACCCTCCCTCACCGGTGGATCATGGAGTGAATCGCCGCCGACAATCTTCGGCTCTGATTAGACCACTAAGGGATGTCGGTAACGACTCGGAGAATGGCTCGTCTCCGTCTCGAGGGCCAATAGCTGctacgaagacgacgaaacgaTCTCGAAACAGTCTTTGCCACGTTCCATCTCCGGCTCTTCCTCCCTCACCCCCAGAAGTCGCTCCCGGTACTGGGGATACACCATCACCAACATCAGATCCCACTGACGAAACGGTGTCTAAAATCGACGTTTATTTGGATACATCAGTTTCGGTTGTGAAACGCCGCAAAAAACGCTACAGCATGGTGCTTCCGAGCGATGCGGCAGCACAAGAGGATACAACTTCTGCCTACTTTCAAACGTTTTTGCCCGCTCCCGAGCCTACCGACACTCCGGCCTTCAAGAAACTGGTCGTAGATTCTACGTATTcttccagcaatttcacccCTAGTAACAAGCCGGTGAAGGACGAGCTTGCTATTCTACGCAACTATGTGCGGTCGTACACGAATTTACCTCAAGAAGACCGTGAGCAATCTGTTGAAGCTCGTCGAATTGAGGAATTGTTTGGGTATATTCTTTCCCCGCCACTCCCAGATAGTATCGATCCAGCCTCCATCCCCACGAATACCCAAGGCTCCAAAATGGAAGTTCTGATGCAGCTAGGACCCGAACTCAAGCGAATTGATGAAGTCAAATTGAATGAAATTCAGACAGTGCAAAACATCACCGAATGCAGTGTGGAAAAAGCTCACGGCAAGTACCGCTATATTCATGATCCTACGTCCCGCCGTGTGTCAGCGCAAGAATACGAACAGCGTTACATGCTGATGCTAACGGAAATAAATAGGATCAGGTCTCAGGACTGGAAGGAATATTTTGACCAGATCGAGTCGAGTTCCTTCGGAACACTGATTCGGTCTCCCATGACCGGGGACCGCTCGCACGAATTGACAGCCATGAAGAATCTAGCTTCCGTTATGGACAGTGCAATAAAAGCTAACGAGAACGCAGAAGAAAACGAATGCGACGATTTGGATGAGAATGAGGGAATGGATCTTGAAGAAACCAGTGAAGAGCTCCTTACCAAAATGGATCAAGCCGTCTCTATGGAAAATGAGAGATTTGGGACCGCTCCGGTAGAGAAAGAGATCGAAATACAGCAAACCCACACCAGTCCTAACAACGATTGCGAAACAAGTTTTCAGGCTCTGACTCCCGTGGTCCAGAATGGTCAAGTGTTGCTTCCTTTGCCGTCGCGAGACGATGTCTCATCCGATCCAGAAGAAGCAGCTGCGGAAGAGCGCTTGTGGCTAGCATTCGATGCAGCTCTAGAAAAGTATTCGGCCGAGATCCTAGCCATTCGAGCCCGACATGGGAAATTGTCTTGA
- the DHLTA_1 gene encoding dihydrolipoamide acetyltransferase (Dihydrolipoamide acetyl transferase Pyruvate metabolism & Glycolysis), with protein MASRTLCQRTWLLASKRPAAWSNSVGRSTGRAPSLELLGGYPVRFFSSYPPHELVGLPSLSPTMESGSIAAWNLKEGESFIAGDIFCSVETDKATVDFEAQDDGVLAKILAQAGPDEIKCGDPIMITIEDEAHLGAFADYTLDSGTESSPPVADAAPTPTASPPSPKSSPAENKGTPDGTTSATSPDTGDRIVASPLAHMLAKEMGYNISKIPGTGPNGRIIAADVKEYTPGAVEDADTVDTPAPAQAAMKSSPAQPVSGSGYTDYPLSESAREVAARLAQAKRNVPHYYLTVDIAVDELLKIRSTLNATLDESAALGVYELLLKAAALSMKAVPSANASWMDSVVRVYDSVDINVVVGSGDSLVTPVIQNCSSKGLKAISEELGSAVKALEEDDDAPIGGLGTFTVMNLGMYGVKSCAPIIREPQACALAIGALETRIVPNDDPDAEDIYKESVMFTATLSCDHRVVDGAVGAQWLQAFKSHVQNPTTLLL; from the exons ATGGCTTCCCGAACGCTCTGCCAACGTACTTGGCTGTTGGCGAGCAAACGTCCGGCAGCTTGGTCGAATTCGGTGGGAAGATCTACCGGTAGAGCGCCTTCGCTGGAGCTTTTGGGAGGCTATCCAGTGCGCTTCTTCTCGAGTTATCCACCTCATGAGTTAGTAGGTCTACCAAGTCTCTCACCG ACGATGGAATCCGGATCCATCGCCGCTTGGAATCTCAAAGAAGGCGAGTCCTTCATTGCTGGTGATATTTTCTGCAGTGTAGAAACGGACAAGGCAACCGTAGACTTTGAAGCACAGGACGATGGAGTGTTGGCAAAGATTCTGGCACAAGCCGGGCCCGACGAAATCAAGTGCGGCGATCCCATTATGATCACCATCGAAGACGAAGCCCATCTTGGGGCCTTTGCCGACTACACACTCGACTCAGGAACAGAGTCATCACCACCAGTAGCGGATGCTGCCCCGACCCCAACCGCATCACCCCCCTCTCCGAAATCTTCACCGGCCGAGAACAAGGGTACTCCGGATGGGACGACGTCCGCCACGTCACCAGATACGGGTGATCGTATCGTGGCGTCTCCTCTGGCCCATATGCTGGCGAAGGAAATGGGCTACAATATTTCCAAGATCCCAGGCACCGGGCCAAATGGGCGAATTATTGCGGCGGACGTGAAAGAGTACACCCCGGGTGCCGTGGAAGATGCTGATACAGTCGACACGCCGGCACCCGCTCAGGCGGCCATGAAAAGCTCCCCGGCGCAGCCTGTTTCCGGATCGGGATACACGGATTATCCCTTGTCCGAATCGGCCAGAGAAGTTGCCGCACGTTTGGCTCAAGCGAAACGCAACGTGCCGCACTACTATCTAACTGTAGATATTGCGGTCGACGAGCTCTTGAAAATTCGGTCGACTTTGAACGCCACCTTGGATGAGAGTGCCGCGCTCGGAGTATACGAGCTCTTGCTTAAAGCCGCAGCGCTTTCCATGAAGGCGGTACCCTCCGCAAATGCTTCCTGGATGGACAGTGTCGTGCGTGTGTACGATTCGGTAGATATTAATGTTGTTGTGGGTAGTGGTGATTCGCTCGTGACTCCCGTTATTCAAAATTGCTCCAGTAAAGGTCTCAAAGCGATTTCGGAAGAACTCGGTTCTGCGGTAAAAGCCTTGGAAGAGGATGACGATGCGCCTATTGGTGGCCTCGGAACGTTCACGGTTATGAACCTTGGTATGTACGGCGTAAAGTCTTGTGCCCCGATTATTCGGGAACCTCAAGCCTGCGCCCTGGCGATTGGTGCTTTGGAAACACGAATTGTTCCTAACGACGACCCCGATGCGGAAGATATTTACAAGGAAAGTGTCATGTTTACAGCGACACTCAGCTGTGATCATAGAGTGGTCGATGGAGCCGTTGGAGCGCAATGGCTACAGGCCTTCAAGTCACACGTTCAAAATCCAACCACACTCTTACTCTGA
- a CDS encoding predicted protein: MAPFLGMLLALPLILPSNAFVFRTPYIDFKRTQLYLLDPVSAGIGMDGAAGIGIGVEEAINVGIAVASAFVGTASQLPRIRALEQELKIARDSLDLMEHQMNTRISELEDKLFEIDREFENQTDRFKRSYDKQQLEDLERITKKMKVDFQYKLEIKLEEEKSKLLTKQLDLVNGVTGKRQAELAELRLRQIAMEHENSTLQKAQQKADEELVAQK; the protein is encoded by the exons ATGGCTCCCTTCCTTGGCATGCTATTGGCACTGCCTCTCATTCTTCCGTCAAACGCCTTTGTTTTCCGAACGCCGTACATTGATTTCAAGAGAACCCAATTATATTTGCTTGACCCCGTAAGTGCTGGAATCGGAATGGATGGTGCTGCTGGTATAGGCATCGGGGTGGAAGAAGCAATAAACGTAGGTATCGCTGTCGCTTCAGCATTCGTTGGGACAGCTTCTCAGCTCCCACGCATTCGAGCATTAGAGCAGGAATTAAAAATCGCCCGTGATTCTCTCGATCTTATGGAGCATCAAATGAATACAAGAATCAGCGAGCTCGAGGATAAGCTTTTCGAAATTGATCGAGAATTTGAGAATCAAACAGACAGGTTCAAAAGATCATACGACAAACAACAGTTGGAAGATCTGGAGCGCAttacgaagaagatgaaggtTGACTTTCAATATAAGCTGGAAATCaagttggaagaagaaaagtcAAAGCTTCTCACGAAACAGCTTGATCTTGTGAATGGCGTGACAGGAAAGAGGCAAGCCGAGCTGGCCGAGCTCCGCTTGAGACAGATAGCCATGGAACACGAAAACTCCACTCTTCAAAAGGCGCAACAAAAAGCAGACGAAGAACTCG TGGCGCAAAAATAG
- a CDS encoding predicted protein, translating to MLVGALDVVKSYLPDWPEWALDILLLMTGLLIATGIISTLYVPDEEKEDKEYVQKHPADAAQVSNRKPAAHWCRFTVVELKQELRERGLRVSGLKHELVDRLAEFEAMSPARQKGQVEETKLHHHELLTEFHGFRTMYVTVYAVIMLADWMQGTHMYTLYMSYGVNVSALFLTGFLSGGIFAPFLGSFVDKFGRKRSCIVYCVLEILINVMEGFDNFTILLVGRVMGGVSTNLLFSAFESWMTTEHRKRGYPDEWLSRTYSQCSIVNGSTAVMAGIVAQVLEDFLGQIGPFHGAVGLTTLALLLILGWEENYGEEQRGDHEKSSLTHQFIEGWKTTISNSNVWRIGLTQALSEGAMYTFVFMWVPTLLSLDPPGGVPTGCVFSALMMSITIGGLLFPLLQAGINAFVPKDSSSELCASFVYLLASASMAIPVLCLSAIETPGGLNCQQMVIGSFLIVEFCVGLFMPVAGTLRSKYVPDALQGAILNIFRLPLNAVVVSGTYATNATMITSIPKPLSKSKTE from the exons ATGCTTGTGGGAGCTCTGGATGTCGTTAAATCATACTTGCCGGACTGGCCGGAATG GGCGTTGGATATTCTTTTACTGATGACTGGCTTACTGATTGCTACCGGCATCATATCGACGCTCTACGTtcccgacgaagagaaagaagacaaGGAATATGTGCAAAAACACCCGGCAGATGCTGCACAGGTCTCGAACCGGAAGCCTGCAGCTCACTGGTGTAGATTTACCGTTGTCGAGCTAAAGCAAGAGCTGCGCGAGCGTGGACTTCGTGTCAGCGGTCTCAAGCATGAGCTTGTCGATCGCCTAGCCGAATTTGAAGCAATGTCCCCGGCGCGACAAAAAGGACAGGTCGAAGAGACAAAACTGCATCATCACGAGCTGCTGACCGAGTTTCACGGCTTTCGCACCATGTACGTGACGGTGTATGCTGTCATAATGCTGGCAGATTGGATGCAGGGAACGCACATGTACACGCTATACATGTCTTATGGAGTCAACGTTTCTGCTCTATTTTTGACTGGGTTTTTGAGCGGAGGTATTTTTGCGCCCTTTCTTGGTTCTTTCGTAGACAAGTTTGGTCGCAAACGATCTTGTATTGTCTACTGTGTTTTGGAAATCCTTATAAATGTCATGGAGGGTTTCGACAATTTTACAATTCTTCTGGTGGGGCGTGTTATGGGGGGTGTCAGCACGAACCTCTTGTTCTCGGCCTTTGAAAGTTGGATGACAACGGAGCACAGAAAGCGGGGATACCCCGACGAGTGGCTTTCGCGAACCTACTCTCAGTGCTCAATTGTTAATGGGAGCACTGCTGTTATGGCTGGCATTGTCGCTCAGGTATTGGAGGATTTTCTCGGACAAATTGGACCCTTCCACGGTGCTGTGGGCCTAACCACTTTGGCTCTTTTGCTAATTCTGGGTTGGGAGGAAAATTATGGCGAGGAACAAAGAGGAGATCACGAAAAATCGAGTTTGACACACCAATTTATTGAGGGTTGGAAAACAACGATTTCTAATTCGAATGTCTGGCGCATTGGCTTGACACAGGCGCTCTCCGAGGGAGCCATGTATACCTTCGTTTTCATGTGGGTTCCGACTCTTTTGTCGTTAGATCCACCTGGCGGTGTACCGACAGGGTGTGTCTTTTCGGCTCTAATGATGTCGATAACAATTGGCGGCCTTTTATTTCCTCTGCTGCAGGCCGGAATCAACGCGTTTGTCCCCAAAGACAGTTCGTCGGAATTGTGCGCATCCTTCGTGTACCTTCTTGCTAGTGCTAGTATGGCAATTCCGGTTCTGTGCCTGTCCGCCATTGAAACACCCGGAGGCCTAAATTGCCAGCAAATGGTCATTGGTAGCTTTCTGATCGTCGAGTTTTGCGTTGGGCTGTTCATGCCTGTGGCTGGAACTCTTCGATCGAAGTATGTTCCAGATGCCCTGCAAGGTGCCATTCTCAATATTTTCCGTCTTCCTTTGAacgctgttgttgtttcgGGCACTTACGCCACAAAT GCTACGATGATCACATCAATACCAAAGCCCCTGAGCAAATCAAAGACAGAATAG